The window ACAGAATGACCTGGTGTTCAGCCATTACCTGATGCGGAACCTGCCCAAGGCCATTGAGCTGGGCAAGAAGGTGGTAGAACAGGGCAATGCTGATATCCGCAGCTTCCAGCAATTGGGCATGTGTTATGAAGCCCTGGATGAGAAGAAGGATGCAGAACGCTTGTACAAGGAAGCCCTGAAAAAATTCCCTAACAGCGGTGTTTTCTATAGTGAATTGGGAGAAGTGCTTTGGGCAAAAAAGGATTTCCCCACCGCGGTACAATATTGGGAAAGGGGAATTGAGATCGATCCCAATTATTCAGGCAACTATTACAATGCCGCCAAACATTACTACCTCAGCACCGATAAGGTCTGGGCACTCATTTATGGCGAGATCTTCGTGAACCTCGAGAGTTACAGCAAGCGCACTGCCGAGATCAGGGAACTGCTGCTCAATAGTTACAAGAAGTATTTCTCGCAAGACAAGCTGCAGGCACCGGACCCGAAAAACCCATTTGCTACTGCCGTGGCAGCAACCCTCGACAAACACGCTTCCAGCGTGAACACAGGGGTCACCACCGAAACCCTTACCATGCTGCGTACCCGGTTTATCCTGTCATGGTTCGAAAAAGAACCGGTCGCCCTGCCCTTCAGGTTGTTCGACTACCAACGCCAGCTCCTGAAGGAAGGTATGTTCGATGCTTATAACCAATGGCTATTCGGACCCGCCCAGAACCTCCAGGCCTTCCAGCAATGGACCAGTAACCATGCTGCGGCCTATAACCAGTTCCTCGACTACCAGAAAGGAAGGGTTTTCAAGGTCCCGGCCGGCCAATACTACCAATCCAAGTAGGTTTCTTGATTTCTTCAGCATTGCGGTGATTTTAAGAATTCCTTAATCAATGTTTAAACATTATTATAGAATATCTCCCTATCTTTGCCTTACAAAACGAGAAAAAGACAATGAAGAAATTAAGTATCGCCATGATGGTATTGGCAGT is drawn from Flavihumibacter rivuli and contains these coding sequences:
- a CDS encoding tetratricopeptide repeat protein — translated: MKRLLILLFLINGSYQFAAAQQDIKTQQANARNFMQQGDYSNAILVLNKALEQDPGNIELQNDLVFSHYLMRNLPKAIELGKKVVEQGNADIRSFQQLGMCYEALDEKKDAERLYKEALKKFPNSGVFYSELGEVLWAKKDFPTAVQYWERGIEIDPNYSGNYYNAAKHYYLSTDKVWALIYGEIFVNLESYSKRTAEIRELLLNSYKKYFSQDKLQAPDPKNPFATAVAATLDKHASSVNTGVTTETLTMLRTRFILSWFEKEPVALPFRLFDYQRQLLKEGMFDAYNQWLFGPAQNLQAFQQWTSNHAAAYNQFLDYQKGRVFKVPAGQYYQSK